Proteins co-encoded in one Nicotiana sylvestris chromosome 7, ASM39365v2, whole genome shotgun sequence genomic window:
- the LOC138872749 gene encoding uncharacterized protein, which yields MADRTMKRHLGRPFLDTWKSLVDVEAGELTLWVGDEKVAFHVYKSMRQPNSNEVCSVVDFVTDVIVDDSSAIMNVEDKLEVVLLNLDDEEENNGYVECVNALQGMGSHTYEPRKLSLDLENRTTPPTKPSIEEPPTLELKPFPSHLRYEFLGPSSTLPVILSSFLTNMQVEFTLEVLQRRKRAIGWTLADIRGISLTFCMHKIILEEGAKPSIEHQIRLNEAMQEVVNKEITKWLDAGVVYPISDSSWASLVQCFPKKGGMTMVTNDKNELIPNRTVTRWRVCIDYRKLNKVTWKDHFPFHFLTKCLIGWSGMLFIAFWMDTSVITKSLLLLRTKRITTLPCPYGTFTFSQMPFGLCNAPATFKWCMMVIFTDIVEDILKVFMDDFFVVGNSFEECLNNLDRVLARCEETNLVLNWSGVEAKNQQNLYPVYYDSKIMNDAQVNYTVTEKDLLTIVFAKEKFRPYLIGAKRFKWRTTSYLEDEGRPHDGLEINDSFLEEQLLSISMSGMPWFADLANYLVSGIVPNQFSSNQRKKLK from the exons ATGGCGGATCGGACAATGAAGAGGCATTTGG GTAGACCTTTCCTTGATACATGGAAGTCTCTTGTTGATGTGGAAGCCGGTGAGCTCACTTTATGGGTAGGTGACGAAAAAGTGGCTTTCCATGTGtacaaatcaatgaggcaaccgaATAGTAATGAAGTTTGTTCAGTTGTGGATTTTGTGACCGACGTGATAGTTGATGATTCTAGTGCAATAATGAATGTTGAGGACAAATTGGAAGTCGTTTTGCTCAACCTAGATGATGAGGAGGAGAATAATGGCTATGTGGAGTGTGTAAATGCATTGCAAGGCATGGGGTCGCACACTTATGAGCCCCGAaaactatctttggatcttgaaaaccggacgactcctccaacaaagccctcaatcgaggagcctcctaCCTTGGAGCTAAAGCCATTTCCCtcgcacctcaggtatgaattcctcGGCCCTtcctctactttaccagttattctttcttcattcttaactaacatgcaggtagagttCACTTTGGAGGTGCTACAAAGGAGGAAAAGAGCAATTGGTTGGACTTTGGCGGATATCCGTGGCATAAGCCtcaccttttgcatgcacaagattattttggaggagGGTGCCAAACCCTCCATTGAACATCAAATAAGATTAaatgaagcaatgcaagaagtggtgaataAGGAGATAACCAAGTGGTtagatgccggggttgtgtaccccatttctgatagctcgtGGGCCTCTCTGGTGCAATGTttcccaaagaaagggggcatgactATGGTGACAAATGACAAGAATGAATTGATCCCAAATAGAACTGTTACCAGGTGGAGAGTGTGCATAGACTATAGAAAGCTTAACAAAGTTACATGGAAAGATCATTTCCCGTTCCatttcttgaccaaatgcttgataggttggtcgggcatgctttttattgctttctgGATGGATACTTCGGTTATAACCAAATCCTTATTGCTCCTAAGGACCAAGAGAATAACCACTTTACCTTGTCCCTATGGTACTTTCACATTCTCGCaaatgccttttgggttgtgtaatgcaccagcgACTTTTAAATGGTGTATGATGGTTATTTTCACCGACATAGTGGAGGACATTCTtaaggtctttatggatgatttttttgTGGTTGGAAACTCGTTTGAAGAGTGTTTGAACAATTTGGATAGGGTATTGGCTAGATGTGAGGAGACCAATTTGGTGTTGAA TTGGAGCGGTGTTGAggcaaagaatcaacaaaatcttTATCCGGTCTACTATGATAGCAAGATcatgaatgatgcccaagtcaactatacagtgACCGAAAAGGACCTACTTACTATTGTGTTTGCCAAGGAGAAGTTCCGGCCGTATTTGATAGGTGCTAAG AGattcaagtggcggaccacttccTATTTGGAGGATGAGGGTAGGCCACATGACGGCCtcgagatcaatgattcatttctcgaAGAGCAACTCCTATCCATTTCAATGTCTGGGATGCCATGGTTTGCAGATCTAGCCAACTATCTTGTGAGTGGCATTGTGCCAAAtcagttctcttcaaaccaaaggaagaagctcaaatag
- the LOC138872750 gene encoding uncharacterized protein, producing MDRIENMFKKMMEKIADFNAQIASDNTSIRNLEVQLGQISQALNTHPKGALPSDTVVKPKGSNNTVHVMAVTTRSGKGGDATTSNRRRIMDEDFVVQEDEIPNESVDQTQEEVNPSRKHVIDMSEPVVPKAKAPMPRPLLTYPQMLVKQNSENQFKTFIDMMKSLSINVPLVEALEQMTGYAKFMKDLVNKKR from the exons ATGGATAGAATTGAAAACATGTTTAAAAAGATGATGGAGAAGATTGCCGACTTCAATGCTCAAATAGCCTCGGACAACACTTCTATtcggaatttggaggttcaattaggccaaatctcacaagctttgaacactcatcctaagggggcactacctagtgatacggtagtgaaacCGAAGGGTAGTAATAATACGGTACATGTCATGGCCGTAACGACTAGAAGTGGAAAAGGTGGAGATGCAACCACCTCAAATCGAAGAAGGATTATGGATGAAGATTTTGTGGTTCAAGAGGATGAAATCCCAA ATGAAAGTGTGGATCAGACGCAAGAAGAGGTGAACCCATCTAGgaaacacgtgattgacatgtcGGAACCGGTGGTaccaaaggctaaggcaccaatgccaAGGCCTCTTCTTACATACCCTCAAATGCTTGTAAAGCAAAATAGTGAGAACCAGTTCAAAAcatttattgatatgatgaagagtttgtccATTAATGTGCCATTGGTTGAGGCATTGGAACAAATGACGGGATATGCAAAATTTATGAAGGATTTGGTAAACAAGAAAAGATAG